From the Streptomonospora nanhaiensis genome, the window GCGCCGAGGACTACGCTGAGCGTGTCAGGCGCCGCTTCGGCGTCTACCGCGAGCGCCTGCGCCGCGTCGGCGTGCCCGCCGAGCCGCCCGAGGAGCTCCCGGCGGACCCCCTGCCGCTGTCCTACGCGGTGTCGGCCGCCATGGTCGTCGACCAGGCCGATCAGCAGGACCTGCTGGAGGCCGACCACGCCGCGGCCCGGCTGGAGCTGGCCGCCGGCCTGCTGCGCCGCGAGAACCGCGTGCTGGCGTCGCTGCCCGTGCTTCCGGCCGGGCGGTTCCTGCGGCACGAGGTCAACCTGAACTGACGGGCGTGCCCCGCGCGGGGCACGCGGGCACGAGGCGAGGAGGCACGACAGCGGTGAGCGGCAAGGGCACCCCGGCCACGGTGGCGGCGACGCGGGCGGGCATCGCGTTCACCCTGCACCCCTACACGGCGGCGGGCGGCGGCGGGTCCTACGGCGAGGAGGCCGCCGACGCGCTGGGCGTGGCGCGCGACCGGGTCTTCAAGACCCTGGTGGCCGAGGTCGACGGCGCGCTGACGGTGGGCGTGGTGCCGGTGAGCGCCACCCTGGACCTCAAGGCGCTGGCCGCCGCGGCCGGCGGGAAGAAGGCCGCCATGGCCGACCCCGCTGCCGCCGAGCGCGCCACCGGCTACGTGCGCGGCGGCATCAGCCCGCTGGGCCAGCGCCGGCGGCTGCGCACGGTCGTGGACTCCTCGGCGGCCGCCCACCCCACCGTCTTCGTGTCGGCGGGGCGGCGCGGCCTGCAGATGGAGTTGGCGCCGGCCGACCTCGTGCGCCTCACGGGCGCCGCCACGGGCCCCATCGCCGCCGGCGGCTGACCCGCGGGTTCGCCCGATCCGCGTGGCGAAGGTCACGATGCCCCTTTCCTCCGTGCCTCTTCGGATTTACCGTTGTGTCACCGAGGTGCATGGCGCGGGGTCCGTGGAGGAGGCGCGATGGTCACGGCAATCGTGCTCGCAACAGCACTGGGCTACCTGGTCATCGCCGCCTGCTACCTCGCCACGCGGTGGCGCTACGCGCGCATCCGCCGGGCCGGGCCGCGGCGCCCCGCGGTCGGCCCCGAGGACCTCTCCCCCTTCGAGCTGGGCATGCTGGCCGGCGGCCGGCAGCGCGTGGGCGAGGTCGCGCTGGCCGAGCTCTACCTGAGCGGCCGCGCGGTGGCGCGCGGCCACGGCATGGTGGCCCGCACGCCGCAGGGCGGTTCGCCGCCGGCGCCGCTCTCGCCCGCGCCCTTCGCGCGGATGCTCGACGCCCGCCTCACCGCCGGCCGACCCGTCCCGGCCGAGCAGCTGGTGCGGGTGGCCGCCAAGGGCGACCCCGCCGTGGCCGCCCTGTGGCGGCTGCGCCGGCTGGGCCTGTTCTTCGCGCCCGAGCGGCTGCGCCGGGTGGGCGGGCTGCGCGGCGCGGCCTGGGGCCTGCACATGCTGATCGGGGTGGCCGGGGTCGCCTCGGGCGGCGCGGCCGTGCTGTGGGCGATGGTCCCCAAGGGCGAGCGCATCGACGCGGTGCCGCTGGTGTTCGCGGTGGTGCTGATCACCTACCCGTTCCTGCTCTACCTGGCCGACCGGCTGATCGGCGGCATGCAGGGCGCGGTGGTGGCGGCGGCGCTGGTCACCGGCGCGGCGATCCCGGTGGTGCCGGCGCCGCGCGGGCTCGCGGCCGGACTGGTGCTGCTGGCCGGGTGGTCGGTGCTCAACGGGGTGTACCGGTGGACCGGGGGCAAGCTGGGGCCGCGCACGGTGGCCGGCGACGCCCTGCTGGCCGAGGCGCGCGCCGACCTGCCCGGCCCCGAACCGGTCGACACCGCGCTGCGCGCCACGGCGCTGCTGGGCTTCCAGGCGCTGCGCCGCAGGCCGCGCGCAGGGCGCGTCCCCCAGGGGCCCGCGTGCGCGGAGTTCGCGGCGGTGCGGTCGTTCGCCGCGGCCTGCGGCAGCGGGGTGGGCCGGCCCAACACCGGCCTGGGCGGCAACTTCGCCGGCGACGGCGGCAGCGGGGAGTGGGGCGGCGACGGCGCCGCTCCCCCGGCGGCCCGCCGGCGCCCCCAGCCCGACTGACCGCCGGGCGCGGCGCGCCGCTCAGGCCCGGCCGCCGCCGGGGCCGGGGGTGTCCGCGCCGCCGGGGCGTCCGGGGTGCCCGGGCGGCTCAAAGGGGCCGGGGCTCCCGGTACCCTCGGGCCGGCCGCCGCCGTCGGCGGGCCCGGCCCCCTGATGCGGGCCGGCGGGCCCGGGCGGGTCGCCGCCGCCCTCGCCGGGGTCCTCGGGCGGGCGCGCGCCGGGCACGTCGCCCCGCCACAGGCTGACGGCGTCGAACAGCCCGTACTGCAGCACGGCGACGAACGGCCAGGCCACCAGCGCGCTCAGCGCCTGGAGCCGCAGCCCCGACTCGACGACGTCGCCGGGCTCGGCCGCGGCCACCGCGTCGGCGAACTGGGCCGCGTCCAGCAGGGTGCCGGTCTGCCAGGCGGCCGCCGAACCCGCGGCCGAGCCCAGAGCCAGGCCCAGCAGGCAGGCCAGGCGCAGGTCAGCGCGCACGCGCGCGGCCAGGCGGTACTGCACCATGTAGGCGGCGTAGCCGCAGACGAGCCCGGCGGCCATCGCCATCAGCGCGAACCAGCCGTCCACGGCGAACGTCGTCTCGGTCACCGGGTAGGGCAGCACCTCGCCGCCGGTGCCCACCGTGACGTCGGGGCGCGGCGCGACCAGCCACCACAGCCCGCCCAGCGGCGGGCCCAGCGCGGTGACGGCCCCGGCGACCGCGGCCGCCGTTCTCAGCTGCCGGGGGCGCGCCGCCGCGGCGGGCGCCCCGTCCTCCTTGCCGATCTCGGCGCTCCTCTCGCCTTGTCCGCCTGCCCGGGCGCGGGCGCGCCGGGGGGAAAACCAGTGGTCCGGGCGCGGGAGCCGACCGACAATGACCGGATGGAACACACGATCGAGTCCGTGGGGACCTCCGGTCCGGCCCGGCGCGTCGAGCCGCCGCACTCGGCCGACGAGCGCACCATGCTCACCGCGTGGCTGGACTGGCACCGATCAACCGTACGGGAGAAATGCGCGGGTCTGGACTCGGGGGCGGCCCGGCGGGCGCCGCTGCCGACCTCGCCGCTGATGTCGATCGGGGGGATCGTCTCGCACCTGCGGTGGGTGGAGCACGCCTGGTTCGAGAGTGTGCTGCTCGGACTGCCCGATCAGGGACCCTATACCAGGGACGACCCCGACGCCGAGTGGCGGCTGGGGGCGCGGGTGCCGCTGGCCGAACTCCTGGACGCCTACGACGCCCAGTGCGCCCGCTCCCGCGAGATCACCGCCAGGCTGGAGCTGGGCAGCACCTCGCGCGGGCGGGCCTCCGACGGCCCGCGCACGCTGCGCTGGGTGCTGGTGCACATGATCGAGGAGACCGCGCGGCACAACGGCCACCTGGACCTGCTGCGCGAGGCCGCCGACGGCGCCCGGGGGCGCTAGCGCGCGGCGGTGCCGCGCCCCGGGGCGGCCGCGGGGCGCGGCGCGGCGGGGCCGCACCGCGCCCGGTGGGAGGGTGCCCGCCGGCCAGGCGCGGGCGTCAGCCGGCCGTGCCGCGGGGGGCGGTGCCGTCCGGCCCGTCCGATCCGTCCGCGCCGCCGGGTGCCGGCTCCTCTGCGGGGTCCTCCTCGGCGAGGATGCGGTAGAGCCCGCGCTTGGTCTCGCCCAGCAGCCGCTTGGCGCGCTCGACCTGCTCCTCGGTGCCGGCCTGGGCCACCTGGGCGGCGGCGGCCGACAGCTGGGCGGCCAGCGCGCTGATCTCGGCGTAGCGCGAGAGCGCGTCCTCGTACTCCTCGGGCACGGCGTCCCAGGGCGGGGTCAGCTCGGCCGCGTGCCGCTCGACGTAGGCGTGGCCCTCGTCGGTCAGCTCGAAGGGCCGCCGGCGCCCGCCCTCGGCGTTCTCGGCCAGGCGCACCAGGCCCTCGTCCTCCAGTTGCTGCAGCATCGGGTACACCGACCCGGGGCTGGGCCGCCACGCCCCGCCGCTGCGCTCGCGCCCCTCGCGGATGACCTCGTACCCGCTGCGCGGCTCCTCGGCCAGCAGCAGCAGGATCCCGGTGCGCACGTCGCCCCGGCGCGCCCGGGGGCCGCCGCGGCGGCGCCGCCCGCCGCCGAACATCTCGAAGGGGTTGGGCGGGAACGGCCCGCCACCCCAGGGGCCGTGCGGCGCGCCCGGCGGAACGGGCGGCATGTGCGGCGGGTGGGGCGGCGGGAAGCCGGGGTGGTGGCCGCGCCCGCCGGGCCCCCCGTGGCCGCCGGCGGCCGCCCGCAGGACGGCGCGCGGGCCGTGCCATCCTCCCCAGCCGCCCCACCGGCCCGGGCGCCCCCGCGGCCCGGTGCGGGGGTCGGCGGCGTCCTCGGTTTCGTCGTGGTCGCGCACGGCGTCGTGCGCGGCACGGGCCGCGTGCGCGAAGCGGGCGGCGGCCGCGAAGCCGGGACCGCCCGGTCCGCGCCAGGTCCACGGCATCGGAATCGCTGTCATGGCGACCTCCCCTGGATCGACCAGTCCTCCGTAACGAGCTCCGACACACTACCGACCGTCGGAACAATTACACGATATATCGGCAATAGGTCGCGGTCAACGCCCGGCGGTGGGCGGAGCCGGCCGCGGGCGGCACCCTGTTCACCCGCCGATCGTCGGGGGGACGTTTGGAGGTGGCACCCTGGGACGCCGTCCGCCCCGCCCGGCACCGGACCCGACCGTCGAAGGGACCCCGCATGACCGGCCCCCGCACCCTGCTCGCCCTCTCGGCCGCCGCCGCGCTGCTGTGGTCGGCGGCGGCCGTGCCCGCCTCGGCGGACCACGGCGGCCACCGCCCCGGCGGCGAGGTCCGCTTCGCCACCTTCAACGCCTCGCTGAACCGGCCCCAGGAGGGCGGCCTGGTCGCCGACCTGTCCACCCCCCACGACGCGCAGGCCCAGGACGCGGCCGAGGTCATCCAGCGCACCCGGCCCGACGTGCTGCTGGTCAACGAGTTCGACTACGACTCCGAGGGGCGGGCCGCCCGCCTGTTCCAGCGCAACTACCTCTCCCACGGCCAGAACGGCGCCGAGCCGATCCACTACCCCTACCGCTACACCGCTCCCAGCAACACCGGCGTGGCCAGCGGCCTGGACCTCGACAACGACGGGCGCACCGTGACCGAGCCCGGGCAGGGCGGCTACGGCGACGACGCCTACGGGTTCGGCGCCTTCCCCGGCCAGTACGGGATGGTGGTGTACTCCCGCTACCCCATCGACACCGGCGCGGTGCGCACCTTCCAGACCTTCCGCTGGGCCGACATGCCCGGCGCGCTGCTGCCCACCGACCCCCAGACCGGCGAGCCCTTCTACTCCGACGAGGAACTGGAGCGGTTGCGGCTGTCGTCCAAGAGCCACTGGGACATCCCCGTGCGCACCGGCCGCGGCAAGCCCGTCCACCTGCTCGCCGCCCACCCCACGCCGCCCTCCTTCGACGGCCCCGAGCGCCGCAACGTGGCCCGCAACCACGACGAGAACCGCTTCTTCGCCGACTACGTCTCGCCCGGCCGCGGCGGCTACATCTACGACGACGACGGCCGCCGCGGCGGCCTGCGCCCCGGCGCGCGGTTCGTGATCGCCGGCGACCTCAACGCCGACCCCAACGACGGCGACGGCCACCCCGACGCCACCCGCCAACTGCTGGAGCACCGCCGCGTCAACGGCGGCCTGCTGCCCGCGAGCGAGGGCGGGCCCCAGGCCGCCGCGGCCCAGGGCGGCGCCAACACCGGGCACACCGGCGATCCGGCCCACGACACCGCCGACTTCGGCGACGTCCCCGGCCCCGGCAACCTGCGCGTGGACTACGTCCTGCCCTCGCGCGGGCTGCCGGTGCGCGGCACCGGGGTGTTCTGGCCCGCCGCCGGCGAGCCCGGCGCCGAGGCGGCCGCCGCCTCCGACCACCACCTGGTCTGGCTGGACGTGCGCTGAGGCCGAGCGCGTGCGGGGCCGCCGCCCCGCACGGGCTCCGCGCCCGCCGGGTGTAACCGCCCCGCACCCGGGTACCGCGCACCTACACAGGCCCCGCCCGGCCGAGCCGCCGGGCGGGGGCGGCCTGCGGACGAGCGGGGGCGAGCATGGAACGGGGCGGCAGACGGGCCGAGGGCGCCGGTCTCGCGGAGTACCGGCGCAAGCGCGACTTCGACCGCACCCGCGAGCCCGAGGGCGCCCCGCGCCGCAAGCGCCGGGGCCGCGGCGAACCCGTGTTCGTCGTCCAGCACCACGTCGCCCGGCGCGAGCACTACGACTTCCGGCTGGAGGTCGACGGCGTGCTGAAGTCCTGGGCGGTGCCCCGCGGACCCTCCACCGACCCGCGCGCCAAGCGGCTGGCCGTGCCCACCGAGGACCATCCGCTCGACTACGCCGAGTTCGAGGGCACCATCCCCGCCGGCGAGTACGGCGGCGGCACCGTGCTGGTCTGGGACACCGGCACCTACACCAACACCACCAGCAAGAAGGGCCGTGAGCTGACCATGGCCGAGGGCCTGGAGCACGGCCACGTGTCGTTCCGGCTGCACGGCGAGAAGCTCAGCGGCGGCTACGCCCTCAACCGGTTCCGCGGCGACGACGGCGAGGAGGCATGGCTGCTGGTCAAGGAGAAGGACGCCGCCGCCGACCCCCGCACCGACCCCGTCTCCACCCGGCCGGAGTCGGTGCGCACCGGCCGCGTCCTGGCCGAGGTCGCCGACGACGACGGCCGCACCCTGCAGGGGCGGCCCCGCGACCCGGGCGCCGACCGGTGAGCGCGGAACCGGCCCGGCTGCGCGCGGGGGCGCGCACGGTCGCGGTGGGCCGCCCCGGCAAGGAGCTGTTCGGCGCCGAGGGGGTCACCAAGCGGGAGCTGGCCGAGCACTACCGCGCCGTGGCCCCGGTGATGCTGCCCCACCTGCGCGGGCGCCCGCTGGCCCTGCACCGCTTCCCCGACGGGATCTCGCCCGACGCCGGCACCGAGGGGTTCTACCAGAAGCAGCTGCCCGCCCACGCCCCCGACTGGGTGAAGGGCGTGGAGGTGCGCCGCGAGCACGGCGGCAGCATCACCATGGTGGTCTGCGACGACACCGCCACCCTCGTGTGGCTGGCCGACCAGGCGGTGATCACCCCGCACCCGTGGCTGAGCCGCGCCGGGCACCTGGACCGCCCCGACCGCGTCATCGTCGACCTCGACCCCTCCGGCGCGGACTTCGCGCTGGTGCGCGCCGCCGCCCGCGACGTCCGCACGGCCCTGGAGGAGATCGGGCTGGCCGCCTTCACCATGACCACCGGCTCGCGCGGGCTCCACGTGGTGGCCCCCGTCCGGCCCGAACTCGACTTCGCCGGCGCCCGGGAGTTCACCCGCGGCCTGGCCGAGCTGGTGGCGCGGCGCCGGCCCGACGCCTACACCACCGAGTTCCGCAAGGCCAAGCGCGCCGGGCGGCTGTTTTTGGACGTGCTGCGCAACGCCTACGCCCAGCACGCCGTGGCCCCCTACGCGGTGCGCGCGCTGCCCGGAGCACCGGTGGCGGTGCCGCTGGACTGGGCGGAGCTGGACGGCGTGGAGTCGGCGGGGGCCTGGACGGTGCGCACCCTGGGGCGGCGGCTGGCCGAGAACCGCGAGGCGGGCGGCGACCCCTGGCACGGGATGGCGCGGCACGCGCGCTCCCCGCGGCGGGCCGCCGAGCGGCTGGAGCGGCTGCTGCGCGACACCGGCGGCTGAGGGGCGCAGCGCCACTCCCCCGCCGCGCCGCGCGGGCCAGGGCGCGCGACTCAGCGTGCGGCGCGCTCCTCCTCGGCGGCCTCCAGGCCGGCCTCGATCACGCCGGCCATGATGCGGGCCAGCCGCGCGGCGCCCAGCCGGGGCGCGCGCTCGGCCATCGCCGCCACCAGCGCCCGCTCGCGCTCGGGGTCGCGCCCGGCGAACCCGCCCACCGGCTTGAGCCGCTGCACGTCGGCGGCGAGCAGGGCGCGGCGCTCCAGGAGGTCGGCGAGCTGGGCGTCGATGCGGTCGATGCGCTCGCGCAGTTCGCCGACGCCGGCGGAGGGCGCGGGGACGCGGTGCGGCGCGGCGGCCGGGAGGTCAGCGGGGTCGGCGGTGGGGGCGGCGCCGGCCGGGTCGAGGGTACGGGTGGTCTCAGCCATCTCAGCCATGGTCTCTCCGTGTTGGTGGCGCGGCCGCTCCACTCCGGTCGCGGAGCCGCCGCTGGAAGCAAAAAGGAGCGCAAGGCCGATGCCTTGGCGCTCCTGAGCCGGCGTGCGGACCGCGACCGCTGGGTCAACCAGCGGGCGACCGGCGCGCAGCCGGCTGCCTAAAGTCGCGATAGCCGAAGATCATGGCGTTGAGTGTAGCGCGGCCCGCCGCCCCTCCGGGTCGGTGCGGCCGGTTCGGCGGCGGGCCGGCGCGCTAGCGCTTGGCGTACATCTCCTCGATGGCGGCGGCGTAGCGGTCGGCGATCCGGGCGCGGCGCAGCTTGAGCGTGGGCGTCATGGTCTCGGTCTCGACGCTGAAGGGCTCGGGCAGGATGCGGAAGGCCCGGATGGACTCCGCACGCGAGACCGCCCGGTTGGCGGCGTCGACCGCCTTCTGCACCTCGGCGCGCACGGCGGGGTCGGAGTCGGGGTCCCCGGCGGCCGGGCGGCCCTCGCGTTCGCGCCAGGCGGCGAGTTCGTCGGCGTCCAGGGTGATCAGCGCGCCGACGAAGGAGCGGCCGTCGCCCACCAGCATGCACTGGTCGACCAGCGGGTGGGCGCAGACGCGCTCCTCGGCGGGCACCGGCGAGACGTTCTTGCCGCCGGCGGTGACCAGGATCTCCTTCTTGCGGCCCACGACGCGGACGTAGCCGTCGTCGTCGACCGCGCCGAGGTCGCCGGTGGCGAACCAGCCGTCGA encodes:
- a CDS encoding chorismate mutase, which encodes MAEMAETTRTLDPAGAAPTADPADLPAAAPHRVPAPSAGVGELRERIDRIDAQLADLLERRALLAADVQRLKPVGGFAGRDPERERALVAAMAERAPRLGAARLARIMAGVIEAGLEAAEEERAAR
- a CDS encoding DNA polymerase ligase N-terminal domain-containing protein; protein product: MERGGRRAEGAGLAEYRRKRDFDRTREPEGAPRRKRRGRGEPVFVVQHHVARREHYDFRLEVDGVLKSWAVPRGPSTDPRAKRLAVPTEDHPLDYAEFEGTIPAGEYGGGTVLVWDTGTYTNTTSKKGRELTMAEGLEHGHVSFRLHGEKLSGGYALNRFRGDDGEEAWLLVKEKDAAADPRTDPVSTRPESVRTGRVLAEVADDDGRTLQGRPRDPGADR
- a CDS encoding TIGR04222 domain-containing membrane protein, which produces MVTAIVLATALGYLVIAACYLATRWRYARIRRAGPRRPAVGPEDLSPFELGMLAGGRQRVGEVALAELYLSGRAVARGHGMVARTPQGGSPPAPLSPAPFARMLDARLTAGRPVPAEQLVRVAAKGDPAVAALWRLRRLGLFFAPERLRRVGGLRGAAWGLHMLIGVAGVASGGAAVLWAMVPKGERIDAVPLVFAVVLITYPFLLYLADRLIGGMQGAVVAAALVTGAAIPVVPAPRGLAAGLVLLAGWSVLNGVYRWTGGKLGPRTVAGDALLAEARADLPGPEPVDTALRATALLGFQALRRRPRAGRVPQGPACAEFAAVRSFAAACGSGVGRPNTGLGGNFAGDGGSGEWGGDGAAPPAARRRPQPD
- the ybaK gene encoding Cys-tRNA(Pro) deacylase, translating into MSGKGTPATVAATRAGIAFTLHPYTAAGGGGSYGEEAADALGVARDRVFKTLVAEVDGALTVGVVPVSATLDLKALAAAAGGKKAAMADPAAAERATGYVRGGISPLGQRRRLRTVVDSSAAAHPTVFVSAGRRGLQMELAPADLVRLTGAATGPIAAGG
- a CDS encoding endonuclease/exonuclease/phosphatase family protein, whose amino-acid sequence is MTGPRTLLALSAAAALLWSAAAVPASADHGGHRPGGEVRFATFNASLNRPQEGGLVADLSTPHDAQAQDAAEVIQRTRPDVLLVNEFDYDSEGRAARLFQRNYLSHGQNGAEPIHYPYRYTAPSNTGVASGLDLDNDGRTVTEPGQGGYGDDAYGFGAFPGQYGMVVYSRYPIDTGAVRTFQTFRWADMPGALLPTDPQTGEPFYSDEELERLRLSSKSHWDIPVRTGRGKPVHLLAAHPTPPSFDGPERRNVARNHDENRFFADYVSPGRGGYIYDDDGRRGGLRPGARFVIAGDLNADPNDGDGHPDATRQLLEHRRVNGGLLPASEGGPQAAAAQGGANTGHTGDPAHDTADFGDVPGPGNLRVDYVLPSRGLPVRGTGVFWPAAGEPGAEAAAASDHHLVWLDVR
- a CDS encoding DinB family protein, translated to MEHTIESVGTSGPARRVEPPHSADERTMLTAWLDWHRSTVREKCAGLDSGAARRAPLPTSPLMSIGGIVSHLRWVEHAWFESVLLGLPDQGPYTRDDPDAEWRLGARVPLAELLDAYDAQCARSREITARLELGSTSRGRASDGPRTLRWVLVHMIEETARHNGHLDLLREAADGARGR
- the ligD gene encoding non-homologous end-joining DNA ligase encodes the protein MSAEPARLRAGARTVAVGRPGKELFGAEGVTKRELAEHYRAVAPVMLPHLRGRPLALHRFPDGISPDAGTEGFYQKQLPAHAPDWVKGVEVRREHGGSITMVVCDDTATLVWLADQAVITPHPWLSRAGHLDRPDRVIVDLDPSGADFALVRAAARDVRTALEEIGLAAFTMTTGSRGLHVVAPVRPELDFAGAREFTRGLAELVARRRPDAYTTEFRKAKRAGRLFLDVLRNAYAQHAVAPYAVRALPGAPVAVPLDWAELDGVESAGAWTVRTLGRRLAENREAGGDPWHGMARHARSPRRAAERLERLLRDTGG
- a CDS encoding PadR family transcriptional regulator, whose amino-acid sequence is MTAIPMPWTWRGPGGPGFAAAARFAHAARAAHDAVRDHDETEDAADPRTGPRGRPGRWGGWGGWHGPRAVLRAAAGGHGGPGGRGHHPGFPPPHPPHMPPVPPGAPHGPWGGGPFPPNPFEMFGGGRRRRGGPRARRGDVRTGILLLLAEEPRSGYEVIREGRERSGGAWRPSPGSVYPMLQQLEDEGLVRLAENAEGGRRRPFELTDEGHAYVERHAAELTPPWDAVPEEYEDALSRYAEISALAAQLSAAAAQVAQAGTEEQVERAKRLLGETKRGLYRILAEEDPAEEPAPGGADGSDGPDGTAPRGTAG